A genome region from Terriglobales bacterium includes the following:
- a CDS encoding cytochrome c maturation protein CcmE, giving the protein MSAQSKRYVKFGGATAIILLSLGYLAYTGVQQSKSYYVTIKELRAMDNTVYSKRLRVAGNVAPGSIRRTGTRVEFTLIEQGTTLPVVYNGTEAPPDTFKDDSQALAEGQMGRDGVFRANQLQAKCASKYAPQQTPASQPGAKPNNAPLNNAPLNNAPPNNAPPNNAPLKSMTKVEPNASPGLSE; this is encoded by the coding sequence ATGTCGGCTCAAAGCAAACGATACGTGAAGTTTGGCGGCGCCACGGCGATCATTCTTCTCTCGCTGGGATATCTCGCGTATACCGGTGTACAGCAGAGCAAAAGCTACTACGTAACCATTAAAGAGCTGCGCGCCATGGACAACACGGTTTACAGCAAACGGCTGCGCGTGGCCGGCAATGTTGCGCCAGGATCCATCAGGCGTACCGGCACCCGGGTGGAATTTACGCTTATAGAGCAGGGCACTACCTTGCCCGTCGTGTACAACGGAACTGAAGCCCCACCCGATACCTTCAAAGATGATTCGCAAGCCTTGGCCGAGGGGCAAATGGGGCGGGACGGCGTTTTCCGGGCCAACCAGTTGCAAGCCAAGTGCGCCTCCAAATACGCTCCCCAACAAACTCCCGCATCGCAGCCTGGCGCAAAACCGAACAATGCTCCGCTGAACAATGCCCCGCTGAACAATGCTCCGCCGAACAATGCTCCGCCGAACAATGCCCCGCTGAAGTCCATGACCAAGGTGGAGCCGAATGCCTCTCCCGGTCTTTCTGAGTGA
- a CDS encoding ABC transporter ATP-binding protein, producing MNVSGPHLSASAASTTRAESTAVTLENLGKHFGRFAALRSLTAEFRAGQMYAILGDNGAGKTTLLRTIAGLSRPSRGTIRVLGATDLRSVTGQIGYMAHPSLLYDELSGLENLRYFAALYGIRDDQRCQSAILAVGLDSALTRRVDQYSQGMRQRLSLARAIVHSPRILLLDEPFSNVDLASAREIVSVLVKMRAEGKTIFIVTHQAALLERVADEFVWMAAGQISKRSRELTTPAAESKGAQ from the coding sequence GTGAATGTTTCTGGACCGCACCTGAGCGCCTCCGCTGCATCAACCACTCGCGCCGAAAGCACTGCCGTTACGCTGGAAAATCTCGGCAAGCACTTTGGACGATTCGCAGCCTTGCGCAGCCTGACGGCAGAATTTCGCGCTGGTCAGATGTATGCCATTTTAGGGGACAATGGAGCAGGGAAGACCACCCTGCTGCGCACCATCGCCGGACTCTCGCGTCCCAGTCGCGGCACTATCAGGGTTCTGGGAGCAACGGATTTGCGCTCCGTCACCGGGCAGATCGGCTACATGGCGCATCCCTCGCTGCTCTACGACGAATTGAGTGGCCTCGAAAATCTCCGTTATTTCGCAGCACTCTACGGAATCCGTGACGACCAGCGTTGCCAATCTGCGATTCTTGCCGTGGGGCTGGATTCGGCGCTGACGCGACGCGTTGATCAATACTCCCAAGGCATGCGCCAAAGACTGTCACTGGCGCGAGCCATCGTGCACAGTCCCAGAATTCTTTTGCTCGACGAGCCGTTCTCGAACGTGGATTTAGCATCGGCGCGGGAAATCGTAAGCGTGCTGGTCAAGATGCGTGCAGAAGGAAAGACGATCTTCATCGTTACTCATCAGGCCGCCCTGCTTGAACGCGTGGCCGACGAGTTCGTCTGGATGGCGGCAGGGCAGATCTCGAAGCGGAGCCGCGAGCTCACAACGCCGGCGGCGGAATCCAAGGGCGCGCAATGA
- a CDS encoding heme exporter protein CcmB, with translation MSALQNTRDTLTKDLRLEWRSKDAINSMLFFALLVVVIFSFSFDPTAEESRHITGGLVWVAFLFAAVVALNQTWARELRNQVLDAYRVSPASANSLFLAKALGNFVFVGVLEALMAPLFMIFFNLRPLGPSYELVIVAALATWALVVNGTFFAAMSLRTRSREVMLPLILFPISIPALLAMVQATTTILMGEGSPEFWVVLLAVYDVVFTTVCLLLFETVLHAE, from the coding sequence ATGAGTGCCCTCCAGAACACCCGCGACACGCTCACCAAAGATCTGCGTCTGGAGTGGCGATCCAAAGATGCCATAAACTCGATGTTGTTTTTCGCGCTTCTTGTGGTCGTGATCTTCAGTTTTTCGTTTGATCCCACGGCAGAAGAATCGCGCCATATCACGGGAGGCCTGGTCTGGGTGGCCTTTCTGTTCGCCGCGGTGGTAGCGCTGAATCAGACCTGGGCCCGCGAATTGCGCAATCAGGTGCTGGATGCTTACCGCGTATCTCCCGCCTCGGCAAATTCCCTGTTTTTGGCCAAGGCGCTTGGGAACTTCGTTTTTGTGGGTGTCCTGGAAGCCTTGATGGCGCCTCTATTCATGATTTTTTTCAACCTGCGGCCTCTGGGGCCATCTTATGAGCTGGTGATCGTGGCGGCGCTGGCTACGTGGGCGCTGGTGGTTAATGGCACATTTTTCGCGGCCATGTCACTGCGGACGCGCAGCCGCGAGGTTATGCTGCCGCTGATTCTGTTTCCCATTTCGATTCCGGCGCTGCTGGCCATGGTACAGGCGACGACGACCATTCTGATGGGAGAGGGGTCACCAGAGTTCTGGGTGGTATTGCTCGCGGTCTATGATGTGGTGTTTACTACTGTGTGCCTGCTTCTTTTTGAAACGGTGTTACACGCGGAATGA
- the ccsA gene encoding cytochrome c biogenesis protein CcsA — protein MRRSFFVFAIFTLVLLAVALYEALVAAPTEQTMGDVQRIFYYHVPSAATAFLLFAVNFVASIVYLARRSARTDALAVTTAEVGVVFCTVVLVTGPLWARPVWGIWWTWDARLTSTLLLWLIYVSYLILRRYSTSGQTPVLAAALAVFGFLDVPFVYLANRLFRTQHPQPVLLGGPGSGIAPKMLSTLLLNMAAFFAFATLVCWVRYRLERTRQDFEETQALEALLEPGMKSSR, from the coding sequence ATGAGACGTAGCTTCTTCGTATTCGCGATCTTCACTCTGGTGCTGCTGGCTGTTGCCTTGTATGAAGCGCTGGTAGCCGCGCCCACGGAACAGACTATGGGCGACGTGCAGCGTATTTTCTATTATCATGTCCCCTCGGCTGCGACTGCTTTCCTGCTATTTGCCGTGAATTTTGTTGCTTCCATCGTCTATCTGGCTCGCCGTAGTGCACGCACCGACGCTCTGGCCGTGACCACCGCCGAAGTTGGCGTCGTTTTCTGCACTGTAGTTTTGGTGACCGGGCCGCTGTGGGCGCGTCCGGTGTGGGGCATCTGGTGGACTTGGGATGCCCGCCTCACCAGTACGCTGTTGCTGTGGCTGATCTACGTGAGCTACTTAATCTTGCGGCGTTACTCCACTAGCGGGCAAACGCCGGTGCTCGCGGCAGCCCTCGCCGTATTCGGTTTTCTTGACGTGCCCTTCGTGTATCTGGCGAACCGCCTATTCCGCACTCAGCATCCGCAGCCAGTTTTGTTGGGAGGGCCAGGTTCGGGTATCGCCCCCAAGATGTTGTCCACGTTATTGCTAAACATGGCAGCCTTCTTCGCCTTTGCCACACTGGTGTGCTGGGTGCGCTATCGCCTGGAACGGACCCGCCAGGATTTCGAAGAGACCCAGGCTCTCGAGGCGCTCCTGGAGCCCGGAATGAAGTCATCACGATGA
- a CDS encoding CcmD family protein: MKFLFAAYAATWIIHLSYLALLGRRYRRLRDEMQEFRRK; this comes from the coding sequence ATGAAATTTCTCTTTGCTGCTTACGCCGCCACCTGGATCATTCACCTTTCCTATTTGGCCCTGCTGGGCCGCCGCTATCGGCGATTGCGGGATGAAATGCAGGAATTTCGACGGAAGTAA
- a CDS encoding PilZ domain-containing protein, whose amino-acid sequence MAVQQEKAGQPAEMLLGRPATTETPVEERRAMRRFDMRLPATVHVPGSNPSEHLTETQNVSARGAFFYLDRKLPAGAPIEITLTFPPHVTLTESVRVRFTARVLRVEAGPGPERVGIAVGIEEYEFLRNYPEEPPDADSVDWGVG is encoded by the coding sequence ATGGCAGTTCAACAGGAGAAAGCCGGGCAACCGGCGGAGATGCTTTTGGGACGTCCAGCAACTACGGAAACCCCTGTCGAAGAACGCCGCGCCATGCGCCGCTTCGATATGCGCCTACCCGCGACGGTTCATGTTCCCGGCAGCAACCCATCAGAACATTTGACTGAGACCCAGAACGTGAGCGCGCGTGGCGCTTTCTTTTACTTAGATCGCAAGTTGCCAGCGGGCGCTCCCATCGAGATCACACTGACTTTCCCTCCGCATGTCACGCTTACCGAGAGTGTGCGGGTTCGGTTCACCGCCCGTGTGCTTCGGGTGGAAGCGGGGCCTGGGCCGGAGCGGGTGGGAATAGCTGTAGGCATAGAGGAGTATGAATTCCTTCGCAATTATCCGGAAGAACCGCCTGATGCAGATAGCGTGGACTGGGGTGTCGGTTAA